In Pedobacter sp. SL55, the following proteins share a genomic window:
- a CDS encoding TonB-dependent receptor, which translates to MKKWYALFFSCFLASYVWAQNTGLSVYVSSNQQLAIVGAKVSLSTSSVLTDAAGTAVLKNIISGSYVLVVQAKGYAAYERRVQINANNRHIHVKLKPEVTELKTVEINSNAQNIRKNTEARNIEIVDQNFVQRNLNGSLMKTLDRLPGISSIGIGSGQSKPLIRGLGFNRVVVIDKGIKHEGQQWGADHGLEIDQFATGEIEIIKGPSSFVYGSDAIGGAINLKPVNVPLKQGLGGSVNLIGKTNNKHYGGSVNLFGSNEKWFFDSRVTYQNYADYRVPTDRVYVYDYDVNLHHNQLRNTAGRETGLHFSTGYVGKAFKTSFYASNSYAKTGFFANAHGLEPRNVDEVLHDASDRDIQLPYQTVNHFKLINRTEFTHSNSKTEVELGFQHNYRQEFNRYTNHGFMPAVYPSYMTIPINLERVYDKYIYSANAKHSFSVNKHQLQVGFNGDYQDNNISGWSFLIPAFQQFNAGLFAYDKYIINNELVLHGALRYDYGTYQFERYDDWFASESQVGGTTVTENLTRARDFSRNFNSFVWSVGANYNPGKLSIKANIGKSFRMPIAKELAANGVNYHYFSYERGNENLDPEVAYQIDLGVNWTEQKWSVALNPFYNYFPNYIYLNPTAYHDRFYGAGNQVFEYEQSSVMRYGAEFRATYQWLPTLSAEFLGEYVYSEQLSGSKKGFTLPFSPAPSGLINLTWSPKISNSISNTYFSVDYRLTAAQNNIVPPEKKTAGYQIINLQTGGSFKFNKQSIDLSLQIQNLMDTKYLNHTSFYRLIALPEAGRNIVLSLKMPFKIK; encoded by the coding sequence ATGAAGAAATGGTATGCATTATTTTTTAGCTGCTTTTTGGCCAGCTACGTTTGGGCGCAAAACACTGGATTATCGGTCTATGTAAGCAGCAATCAGCAATTGGCAATTGTGGGTGCAAAAGTAAGCCTGAGTACCTCTTCTGTACTTACCGATGCCGCTGGAACCGCAGTTTTAAAAAACATCATTTCGGGAAGTTACGTACTTGTTGTGCAAGCGAAAGGATATGCAGCTTACGAGAGGCGAGTGCAAATTAACGCCAATAACAGGCATATACACGTAAAACTGAAACCCGAAGTTACGGAGTTAAAAACAGTAGAAATCAATAGCAATGCACAAAACATTAGAAAAAATACGGAAGCTAGAAATATAGAAATTGTAGACCAAAATTTTGTACAGCGCAACCTCAATGGAAGTTTAATGAAAACACTCGATAGGTTGCCAGGAATTAGTAGCATTGGAATAGGTTCTGGGCAATCGAAACCACTGATCCGTGGTTTAGGATTTAACCGGGTAGTAGTAATTGATAAAGGCATTAAACACGAAGGCCAACAATGGGGTGCCGACCACGGATTGGAAATTGACCAGTTTGCTACAGGAGAAATAGAAATTATCAAAGGTCCTTCTTCCTTTGTTTATGGTTCTGATGCCATTGGTGGTGCTATTAATCTGAAACCAGTTAATGTACCGCTGAAACAAGGCTTGGGTGGGAGCGTAAACCTTATAGGCAAAACCAACAATAAACACTATGGCGGCTCTGTAAATCTTTTCGGAAGCAATGAGAAATGGTTTTTCGACAGTAGAGTTACTTATCAAAACTATGCAGACTACCGCGTACCAACCGATAGAGTGTATGTTTACGATTATGATGTTAATCTGCATCACAATCAATTACGCAACACTGCTGGTAGAGAAACTGGGCTACACTTTAGTACAGGCTATGTGGGTAAAGCTTTCAAAACATCATTTTATGCAAGCAATAGCTACGCAAAAACAGGCTTTTTTGCCAATGCGCATGGCTTAGAGCCACGTAATGTAGATGAAGTTTTACACGATGCTTCTGATCGGGATATTCAATTGCCGTATCAGACAGTTAACCATTTCAAATTGATTAACCGTACCGAATTTACCCATTCGAATAGTAAAACAGAAGTAGAGTTAGGTTTTCAACACAATTATAGGCAAGAATTTAATCGTTACACCAACCATGGCTTTATGCCCGCGGTTTACCCAAGTTATATGACCATTCCAATTAATTTGGAAAGGGTTTATGATAAGTACATCTATTCTGCAAATGCGAAACATAGCTTTAGCGTTAACAAGCATCAGTTGCAAGTTGGTTTTAATGGAGATTATCAAGATAATAACATTAGCGGATGGAGTTTTTTGATCCCCGCTTTTCAGCAATTTAATGCAGGCTTATTTGCTTACGATAAATACATCATCAATAACGAGCTGGTGTTACATGGTGCATTACGCTATGATTACGGCACTTATCAATTCGAAAGATATGACGATTGGTTTGCATCTGAAAGCCAAGTGGGCGGCACAACAGTAACTGAAAATTTAACAAGAGCCAGAGATTTTTCGAGAAACTTCAACAGCTTTGTTTGGTCGGTTGGTGCCAATTACAATCCTGGCAAGTTGAGCATTAAAGCTAATATTGGCAAAAGTTTTAGAATGCCAATTGCCAAAGAGTTAGCGGCAAATGGCGTTAATTACCACTATTTCAGTTACGAGAGAGGCAATGAGAATTTAGATCCCGAAGTTGCCTACCAAATAGATTTGGGCGTAAATTGGACAGAGCAAAAGTGGTCGGTAGCGCTTAATCCGTTTTACAACTACTTCCCTAATTACATTTATTTAAACCCTACCGCCTACCACGATCGGTTTTATGGCGCTGGAAACCAAGTTTTTGAATATGAACAAAGTAGTGTAATGCGCTACGGAGCCGAATTTAGGGCAACCTACCAATGGCTACCCACATTAAGCGCTGAGTTTTTGGGCGAATACGTTTACAGTGAACAGCTTTCGGGCAGTAAAAAGGGTTTTACGCTACCATTTTCGCCAGCTCCGTCTGGATTGATCAACCTAACTTGGTCGCCGAAAATCTCAAACAGCATCAGTAATACTTACTTCTCTGTAGACTACCGTTTAACCGCAGCACAAAACAACATTGTTCCGCCAGAGAAGAAAACAGCAGGCTACCAAATCATCAATTTACAAACGGGCGGCAGTTTTAAGTTTAACAAACAAAGTATCGACTTGAGTTTACAAATACAAAATTTGATGGATACAAAATATTTAAACCACACTAGTTTTTACCGCCTTATAGCATTACCCGAAGCTGGAAGAAATATCGTGCTATCTCTAAAAATGCCTTTTAAAATCAAATAG
- a CDS encoding DUF4625 domain-containing protein, with translation MRMKFSLLSIVVLLTIGIAGCKKDDNEEIDTEYPEIISTANSFPQQCGVLMRGQTVTIKTTFSDNRELGAYSLDIHHNFDQHNHSTEVNNCTFEAKKTPVKPFVFIQDYSIPAGSKRYEATAQITIPADADTGDYHFMIRLTDKEGWQTIKGLSIKIQ, from the coding sequence ATGAGAATGAAATTTAGCTTATTAAGTATTGTTGTTTTGTTAACAATTGGCATAGCAGGTTGTAAAAAAGACGATAACGAAGAAATAGATACCGAATATCCAGAAATTATAAGTACAGCAAATTCGTTTCCACAACAATGTGGCGTGTTAATGCGTGGACAAACCGTTACTATTAAAACAACCTTTAGCGATAACAGAGAGCTCGGTGCATATAGTTTAGATATCCATCACAACTTTGACCAGCATAACCATAGTACCGAAGTTAACAATTGTACCTTCGAAGCGAAAAAAACACCTGTTAAGCCTTTCGTATTTATACAAGATTACAGCATACCAGCCGGATCTAAAAGATATGAGGCAACCGCACAAATTACTATCCCAGCCGATGCAGATACAGGAGATTATCATTTTATGATACGCCTAACTGATAAAGAAGGCTGGCAAACCATTAAAGGTTTAAGCATTAAAATTCAATAA
- a CDS encoding glucosamine-6-phosphate deaminase, with the protein MKTTTEPKLEVRIYQTRKEMGGAASAKFAKEVNELFKTNTEINVVFAAAPSQNEFLEALRDENLDWSRINAFHMDEYIALAADAPQGFGNFLKQRLFGKFNFKSVNYLNGNAYDITAECERYTALLQQHPVDVVCMGIGENGHLAFNDPPVANFEDKQTVKVVELDEVCRQQQVNDGCFNTLVEVPTHALTLTIPALLSATYINCVVPGPTKAEAVKHTLNSEISTENPATILRTHPKVALFLDQDSSKLINS; encoded by the coding sequence ATGAAAACAACCACAGAACCTAAACTTGAAGTACGCATCTACCAAACAAGAAAAGAAATGGGAGGGGCTGCTTCCGCAAAATTTGCCAAAGAAGTTAACGAGCTATTTAAAACCAACACAGAAATTAATGTGGTTTTTGCCGCTGCACCTTCACAAAATGAGTTTTTAGAAGCACTTCGTGATGAAAATTTGGATTGGAGCCGCATTAATGCTTTTCACATGGACGAATACATTGCATTAGCCGCAGATGCACCACAAGGCTTCGGTAACTTTTTGAAGCAACGCCTGTTCGGTAAGTTTAATTTTAAGTCGGTAAATTATTTGAATGGCAATGCCTATGATATCACAGCAGAATGTGAAAGGTACACTGCCTTATTACAGCAGCATCCAGTTGATGTCGTTTGTATGGGCATTGGAGAGAATGGGCATTTGGCATTTAATGATCCGCCAGTGGCCAATTTTGAAGATAAACAAACAGTTAAAGTGGTAGAGCTCGACGAAGTTTGTAGGCAGCAGCAAGTAAACGATGGGTGTTTCAATACTTTAGTAGAAGTGCCAACACACGCTTTAACACTTACTATTCCGGCATTACTTAGTGCAACTTACATCAACTGTGTTGTACCTGGGCCAACTAAAGCCGAGGCGGTAAAACATACGTTAAATAGTGAAATTAGCACAGAAAATCCGGCCACGATATTAAGAACACATCCTAAAGTAGCTTTGTTTTTAGATCAGGATAGTAGTAAATTGATAAATTCATAA
- a CDS encoding LytR/AlgR family response regulator transcription factor, translating into MDAIIIDDEKRARVNLALILKEYCPEVNIVAECENLSQGVKAIRKLQPLVVLLDIEMPGHSGLELLDFFDESEVNFSIIFTTAYNEYAVKAFKFSAVDYLLKPIVPEELADAINRVKKQQLKIQNYGVLKENINNAHLGKIAVPSGSSLIFIEIEKILFIKGEGAYSEINMEDGTKYMVSRNLKNFEDIFLENLFFFRPHKSYIVNLSHVTSYNKSEGGSLFIKNGQSVPISPEKSSVILDKIKLVKR; encoded by the coding sequence ATGGATGCAATTATTATAGACGACGAAAAGAGAGCAAGGGTAAATTTAGCACTTATCTTAAAGGAATATTGCCCAGAGGTAAATATCGTTGCCGAATGCGAAAACTTATCGCAGGGTGTAAAGGCAATTCGTAAGCTGCAGCCACTCGTAGTATTACTTGATATAGAAATGCCCGGACATAGCGGATTGGAATTACTCGATTTTTTTGACGAGAGCGAAGTAAATTTTAGCATTATTTTTACCACTGCCTATAATGAGTATGCAGTTAAAGCCTTCAAGTTCTCTGCGGTAGACTACCTACTCAAACCAATTGTGCCCGAAGAGCTAGCTGATGCCATAAACAGAGTTAAAAAGCAACAGCTTAAAATACAAAATTATGGTGTTTTAAAAGAAAACATCAACAATGCGCATTTAGGAAAAATAGCTGTGCCTTCTGGTAGTTCGCTTATTTTTATAGAAATTGAGAAAATCCTTTTCATAAAGGGAGAGGGGGCATACTCGGAAATAAATATGGAAGATGGCACCAAGTATATGGTTAGCAGAAACCTTAAAAACTTTGAAGATATATTCTTAGAAAACTTGTTTTTCTTCCGTCCGCATAAGTCTTATATCGTTAATTTGTCTCATGTAACTTCTTACAACAAGAGCGAAGGTGGAAGTCTTTTCATTAAAAATGGCCAATCTGTACCTATTTCTCCAGAAAAATCTTCGGTTATATTAGATAAAATTAAGTTGGTTAAGAGATAA
- a CDS encoding sensor histidine kinase, giving the protein MPLLYAQDPYHYFVDRSSGLPSNSVYDIFQDKVGFMWFATDEGLCSYDGAKFTTYYSDQQTSRSGSCISQDQYGRIWYSNFDGYLYYLSNGKLKALGNPKPRGYFKYGIADNFLYLIAEKGVMVYDLKSLNFVKLISLTDTELSAANTIDNKFYVVGTFLYEIGNGKLLRKMPFPKSVDNTSLHPVIIQQSAKGVAFVSKNSNYLHYLTPQNTFIKSTRTKNLSFVQNASRTIDGLWFCSPKGAQLSTLDGNQEKYFESYNVSYVFKDNRNNYWFSTVNKGIILVPDFKNKLIEMPSRPIRIERYNGKLLISTEDDALHQLDLNTNLKTEFYKGNSNHAINQLYADTLTGYVIFSSNTFNVLTKNRRKIVNARVAIKEVDKIDDKYYSFAASGSFGLFKLNKVDIKSEWDKLYSNGASNLYDFEQTTLRSQLNAKSTAYNSVSKTIYYATNLGLYCVNLQGQQEIKLDGKSLFIRKLVVYHNRTFALSNHGKLYEIVVGNKITLLQATSHIKSAYRVSLSGASLFVYTNSGIYRYYFPKEKLKKMPNSYQDFEITDIVEADGKLVMATAKGILIESLSNLEQPIKKTFIVGNVLVNNQIFTDKQLLKLTYNQNNLEIKYALLAFTPKEKANMYYKLNNDTWQRLTEQSGSIKLSSLSSGNYNVFFKVGKNQHPVKVTFTIGQPFWWSYWFVCLLVLLAITIAYILYRYQIKKNNLVNQQKLDRISLENNLNQSKLKAIKSQMNPHFFYNALNTIQSYILANDKRQAVSYLSKFANLTRTILEMSEKDEVSLAEEIKTIGFYLDIEKARFDADFDYQITEVGITSREDIKLPSMLLQPYLENAIKHGLLHKEGHKYLNITFTKTSERLVVAIEDNGIGRKKSMALNQIKQSKYKSFATAALQSRIELLNKNKTEKILIQYFDKVGENQQSTGTVVVIELPLNEN; this is encoded by the coding sequence ATGCCATTATTGTACGCTCAAGATCCGTATCACTATTTTGTTGATAGATCTAGCGGCCTACCATCCAATAGTGTGTACGATATTTTTCAAGACAAAGTGGGTTTCATGTGGTTTGCAACAGATGAGGGTTTGTGCAGTTACGATGGTGCAAAATTTACAACCTACTATTCCGATCAACAAACCTCTCGCTCGGGTTCCTGCATTAGTCAAGATCAATACGGACGTATTTGGTATAGCAATTTTGATGGTTATCTCTATTACCTAAGCAATGGAAAATTAAAAGCATTAGGCAACCCAAAACCAAGAGGCTATTTTAAATATGGCATTGCCGATAATTTTCTTTACCTAATTGCAGAGAAAGGGGTAATGGTTTATGACCTCAAGAGCCTTAATTTTGTTAAGCTTATTTCTCTTACAGATACAGAACTCTCTGCTGCTAATACTATTGATAACAAATTCTATGTAGTAGGTACTTTTTTGTACGAAATTGGCAATGGAAAGCTTTTGCGAAAAATGCCTTTTCCAAAAAGCGTTGACAATACAAGTTTACATCCGGTAATTATTCAGCAGTCTGCTAAAGGTGTTGCTTTTGTCTCTAAAAACTCAAATTATCTTCATTACTTAACACCTCAAAATACCTTTATTAAAAGTACAAGGACAAAAAATCTAAGTTTTGTGCAAAATGCATCACGTACTATAGACGGATTGTGGTTTTGTAGCCCTAAAGGCGCTCAGCTTAGTACGCTAGATGGCAATCAAGAAAAATACTTTGAAAGCTATAATGTTTCTTATGTATTTAAAGATAACCGAAATAATTATTGGTTTTCTACTGTAAACAAAGGGATTATTCTAGTGCCCGATTTTAAGAATAAATTGATAGAAATGCCATCTAGGCCGATAAGAATAGAGAGGTATAATGGCAAGCTTCTTATTTCTACAGAAGACGATGCCCTGCATCAACTAGATCTAAACACTAACCTAAAAACAGAGTTTTATAAAGGAAACAGCAATCATGCAATCAACCAACTTTATGCAGATACCCTAACTGGATATGTTATTTTTTCGTCGAATACATTTAACGTATTAACAAAAAATCGTCGAAAAATAGTGAATGCCCGTGTTGCCATTAAAGAGGTAGATAAGATTGATGATAAATACTACAGCTTTGCTGCCAGCGGTTCTTTTGGCTTATTCAAATTAAATAAAGTAGATATAAAAAGCGAATGGGATAAGCTCTATTCTAATGGGGCAAGCAACCTGTACGATTTTGAGCAGACTACTTTACGCTCTCAATTAAATGCAAAATCTACCGCTTATAATTCAGTTAGTAAAACCATTTATTACGCAACAAATTTAGGATTGTATTGCGTAAACCTGCAAGGTCAGCAAGAGATTAAGCTCGATGGAAAATCTCTATTTATTCGAAAACTTGTAGTTTACCACAATAGAACATTTGCGCTTTCTAACCATGGTAAGCTCTACGAAATAGTAGTAGGCAATAAAATAACTTTGTTGCAGGCAACATCTCATATCAAATCCGCCTATCGTGTAAGTTTATCTGGTGCTTCACTGTTTGTTTACACAAATTCAGGTATATATCGCTATTACTTTCCAAAAGAGAAACTAAAAAAAATGCCCAATTCTTATCAGGATTTTGAAATAACTGATATTGTAGAAGCAGATGGTAAACTTGTGATGGCTACTGCAAAAGGAATATTAATTGAAAGTTTAAGTAACTTAGAGCAGCCAATAAAGAAGACCTTTATAGTGGGAAACGTTTTGGTAAATAATCAAATATTTACCGATAAGCAACTCTTAAAACTTACCTATAACCAAAATAACTTAGAAATTAAATATGCTTTATTGGCTTTTACGCCAAAAGAAAAAGCAAATATGTATTACAAACTTAATAACGATACTTGGCAACGGCTTACAGAACAGAGTGGTAGTATAAAACTTAGTTCTCTGTCTTCGGGTAATTATAATGTGTTTTTTAAGGTAGGTAAAAATCAACATCCCGTAAAAGTAACCTTTACCATAGGCCAACCTTTTTGGTGGTCTTATTGGTTTGTTTGCTTGCTTGTACTCTTAGCTATTACAATTGCCTATATTTTGTATCGATATCAAATTAAAAAGAATAACCTAGTTAATCAACAAAAGTTAGATCGTATTAGTTTAGAGAATAACCTCAATCAATCTAAATTAAAGGCAATAAAATCTCAAATGAACCCGCATTTTTTTTATAATGCGTTAAATACTATTCAGTCTTATATTTTAGCAAATGATAAAAGGCAAGCGGTAAGTTACCTCTCAAAGTTTGCAAATCTTACCAGAACCATTTTAGAAATGTCTGAAAAAGATGAAGTTTCTTTAGCCGAAGAAATAAAGACCATAGGTTTTTATTTAGATATAGAGAAAGCCCGTTTTGATGCCGATTTTGATTACCAAATTACAGAAGTTGGGATAACAAGCAGAGAAGATATTAAACTACCTTCAATGCTATTGCAACCTTACTTAGAAAATGCCATTAAGCATGGTTTATTGCATAAAGAAGGCCACAAGTACTTGAATATAACGTTTACAAAAACAAGCGAAAGGTTAGTGGTTGCTATAGAAGATAACGGGATAGGAAGAAAAAAAAGCATGGCACTTAACCAAATCAAGCAATCTAAATATAAATCGTTTGCTACGGCTGCCCTTCAAAGCAGAATTGAGTTGCTTAACAAAAACAAAACTGAAAAAATTTTAATACAGTATTTTGATAAAGTGGGCGAGAACCAACAAAGTACCGGAACCGTGGTGGTTATTGAGCTGCCATTAAATGAAAATTAA
- a CDS encoding LamG-like jellyroll fold domain-containing protein — protein sequence MKKIFTLTVIFSLLLWITQVKAQVTNGLIQHFKFDNSYTNEAGNIAFSAASFTTDREGVPNSAILITNALQSQAVITGLPYGNAARTISFWAKSNGYSGLNYDPVFTYGTGTNSNAFSGSFSLDRVAINAHTDNATFILGFGNQNTAGTWYHFTMSYDGTTAKIYRNGMLLGSLAKNWNTINNNDIFKLGVGVGGEQWFNGAIDDLKIFDRAITDAEAELLYKGNIDVCTNLLTYFSFNSGTSDQTGTVPFTTTDPIYPVTTTLSRSGGADYAIQTFQAATQPRTATIPGLPTGNSARTIVFWLRTTTAFSTSQTYFTYGNNASAQTFGLYNNASGNLVFQGFGAGNDVTTTATIAQNTWVQVAVVHNSNMVKIYTNGILRHSFTPTNTLNTGNSTFKIGAFNGAVDDLAIYSRALSFGEIEHLYNNSVLSCPAKPVISAVSSVANTTSSATINYSLRANNLPTTSVIRYGLAANSLTEQVTGITASGNTVTPANVVLSGLQGNTQYFFQIEATNSEGSTTTTGDFITFGQIAKYEFNNTYNNVNGTIPFSSTNTSFGPDRNNNPNSALIRSSAVNTNSASILNLPISTTRRTISLWVKSTDAANNSSSRGIFLYGAGATGALFGAYFNTSGGITFQGNNDQAITNSTIVQNQWFHFALSYDGTNVRAYINGDLKHTFVKPLGTTNSAFSIGNFIGSLDDLHIYNYVLSDTEVNSLFANNAVLPVNLKSFTAKAQNNSAILNWETATETNNSHFIIKKSVDGENFTPITTVTAKFANGAKYQFIDNNPANGTNYYQLLQVDLDGKTTDLGVKTVSFSIKNIVKAFPNPAIDKVDVTFSAGIYNAAKLTDINGRVLQQISISKLQQSITLSIGNYAKGLYLLQLSGGQEKSTQRIVKL from the coding sequence ATGAAAAAAATTTTTACTCTTACAGTTATATTTTCACTCTTACTTTGGATAACTCAGGTTAAAGCTCAGGTTACCAACGGCTTGATACAACATTTCAAGTTTGACAATTCTTACACCAACGAAGCGGGAAATATTGCATTCTCTGCGGCGTCTTTTACTACAGATAGAGAGGGTGTGCCTAATTCGGCGATATTAATCACAAACGCATTACAATCGCAGGCCGTGATTACGGGACTTCCCTATGGAAATGCAGCAAGAACAATTTCCTTTTGGGCAAAATCTAACGGATATTCTGGCTTAAATTACGATCCGGTTTTTACCTATGGCACAGGTACCAATAGCAATGCTTTTAGCGGAAGTTTTAGTTTGGATAGAGTAGCTATTAACGCACATACCGATAATGCCACTTTTATTTTGGGGTTTGGAAATCAAAACACTGCAGGCACTTGGTATCATTTTACCATGAGCTACGATGGTACTACAGCTAAAATATACCGTAATGGCATGCTGTTGGGAAGTTTAGCAAAAAACTGGAACACCATTAACAACAATGACATTTTTAAACTTGGTGTTGGTGTTGGTGGAGAGCAATGGTTTAATGGCGCAATTGATGATTTAAAAATATTTGACAGAGCAATAACTGATGCAGAAGCCGAGTTACTTTACAAAGGAAACATTGACGTTTGCACCAACTTACTCACTTATTTTAGCTTTAATAGTGGTACATCTGACCAAACAGGAACGGTTCCATTTACCACCACAGACCCTATTTATCCAGTTACTACAACACTAAGCAGATCAGGTGGCGCTGATTATGCCATACAAACTTTTCAAGCAGCTACGCAACCAAGAACAGCTACCATTCCAGGCTTGCCTACTGGAAACAGTGCAAGAACTATTGTATTTTGGTTAAGAACAACTACAGCCTTTTCTACCTCACAAACCTATTTTACTTATGGCAATAACGCCAGTGCCCAAACTTTTGGCTTGTACAATAATGCATCAGGTAATCTTGTTTTTCAAGGATTTGGAGCAGGAAATGATGTTACCACAACTGCAACTATTGCACAAAACACATGGGTTCAAGTTGCCGTAGTACATAACTCTAACATGGTTAAAATTTACACAAATGGCATATTAAGACATAGTTTTACCCCTACCAACACGTTAAACACTGGAAACTCAACCTTTAAAATCGGAGCGTTTAACGGCGCAGTAGATGATTTGGCTATTTATAGCCGGGCATTATCATTCGGAGAAATTGAACACCTTTATAACAACAGCGTTTTAAGCTGTCCAGCTAAACCAGTAATTTCTGCAGTTTCATCAGTGGCTAACACCACCAGTTCAGCTACTATCAACTATAGCCTAAGGGCAAATAATTTACCAACTACCTCGGTAATTAGGTACGGCTTAGCTGCTAATAGTTTAACAGAACAAGTTACCGGTATTACGGCCTCTGGAAACACAGTTACACCAGCAAACGTGGTACTTTCTGGCTTACAAGGCAATACTCAATACTTTTTCCAAATAGAAGCAACTAATAGCGAAGGCTCTACCACAACTACAGGCGATTTTATTACATTTGGCCAAATTGCCAAATACGAATTTAATAACACGTACAACAATGTAAATGGTACCATACCTTTTTCAAGTACCAATACCAGTTTCGGCCCAGATAGAAATAACAATCCAAATAGCGCTTTAATAAGAAGTTCTGCGGTAAATACAAATAGTGCCAGTATATTAAACTTGCCAATTTCTACCACAAGAAGAACAATTTCTCTTTGGGTAAAAAGCACAGACGCTGCAAACAATAGCTCATCTAGAGGAATTTTCTTATATGGCGCTGGTGCCACTGGTGCACTATTTGGCGCATATTTTAATACTAGTGGCGGTATAACTTTTCAAGGTAACAATGACCAAGCCATTACCAATTCAACAATTGTTCAAAACCAATGGTTCCACTTTGCACTTTCTTACGATGGTACAAATGTACGAGCCTATATTAACGGAGACTTAAAACATACTTTTGTAAAACCTTTAGGTACAACAAACAGCGCTTTTTCGATAGGAAATTTTATAGGTAGTTTAGATGATTTGCATATTTACAACTATGTATTGTCTGATACCGAAGTTAACAGTTTGTTCGCAAACAATGCTGTACTACCAGTTAACTTAAAATCTTTTACCGCCAAAGCACAAAACAACTCTGCTATACTTAACTGGGAAACAGCTACAGAAACCAACAACAGTCACTTTATCATCAAAAAAAGTGTTGATGGCGAAAATTTTACCCCTATAACTACCGTAACTGCAAAATTTGCAAATGGCGCTAAATATCAATTTATTGATAATAACCCAGCAAACGGCACCAACTATTATCAATTGTTACAGGTTGATTTAGATGGAAAAACTACAGATCTAGGCGTAAAAACGGTTAGCTTCTCTATCAAAAATATTGTTAAAGCTTTTCCAAATCCTGCCATAGATAAAGTAGACGTTACATTTAGCGCTGGCATTTACAACGCTGCAAAATTAACAGACATAAATGGTAGAGTTTTGCAGCAGATTAGCATTAGCAAATTACAACAAAGCATTACACTAAGCATAGGCAATTATGCTAAAGGCTTGTACCTACTTCAATTAAGTGGCGGTCAAGAAAAATCGACCCAAAGAATAGTTAAGCTATAG
- a CDS encoding potassium channel beta subunit family protein, protein MEYRRLGKSGLQVSALSFGSWLTFGNQITDKVADELMGVAYDAGVNFFDNAEGYAEGKSEIVMGNIIKNQKWERDTFVVSSKVFFGAERKGPNQMGLSRKHIIEACNAALQRLQVDYLDLYFCHRPDKNTPIEETVFAMNTLLQQGKILYWGTSEWSAVEIMEAIAVAKQYNLIGPTMEQPQYNLFEREKLENEHLHLFKNHGLGTTIWSPLASGILSGKYTNSGVEGTRLGMQGLEWLKDRTLAADRMEKATVLQELANSLNVSLAKLSIAWCLKNPNVSTVILGASKVPQLQENLQVLDVLPLLSDEVIAQIEEIVKTKPEVPQF, encoded by the coding sequence ATGGAATATAGAAGATTAGGAAAATCGGGGTTGCAGGTAAGCGCCCTTTCGTTTGGTAGCTGGTTAACTTTTGGCAACCAAATTACAGATAAAGTAGCTGATGAATTAATGGGTGTAGCTTACGATGCTGGCGTTAATTTTTTCGACAATGCCGAAGGGTATGCCGAAGGTAAATCAGAGATTGTGATGGGCAACATCATTAAAAACCAAAAATGGGAGCGAGACACTTTTGTGGTATCTAGCAAAGTGTTTTTTGGTGCCGAAAGAAAAGGGCCTAACCAAATGGGGCTATCTCGCAAGCATATTATTGAAGCTTGTAATGCTGCTTTACAACGTTTGCAGGTAGATTATCTTGACTTATACTTTTGCCATCGCCCAGATAAAAACACGCCGATTGAGGAAACTGTTTTTGCTATGAATACGCTGCTACAGCAAGGCAAGATTTTATATTGGGGAACTTCGGAGTGGAGCGCTGTAGAAATTATGGAAGCCATTGCGGTTGCTAAGCAATATAATTTGATTGGGCCAACCATGGAACAACCACAATACAATCTATTTGAGCGTGAGAAATTAGAAAACGAGCATTTGCACTTATTTAAAAACCACGGCTTGGGCACTACCATTTGGTCGCCATTGGCATCGGGTATTTTATCTGGCAAATATACCAACAGTGGGGTAGAAGGTACCAGATTAGGAATGCAGGGTTTAGAGTGGTTAAAAGACAGAACATTGGCTGCCGATAGAATGGAGAAAGCTACAGTTTTACAAGAATTAGCAAATAGCTTGAATGTTTCTTTAGCTAAACTATCTATTGCTTGGTGCTTAAAAAATCCAAATGTGAGTACGGTAATTTTAGGTGCATCTAAAGTGCCGCAATTGCAAGAAAATTTACAAGTTTTAGACGTGTTGCCTTTGCTAAGCGATGAGGTAATAGCTCAAATAGAAGAAATAGTAAAAACTAAGCCAGAAGTGCCACAGTTTTAA